A genomic window from Centroberyx gerrardi isolate f3 chromosome 14, fCenGer3.hap1.cur.20231027, whole genome shotgun sequence includes:
- the tulp1a gene encoding tubby-related protein 1, translating into MPAVKKTKQKKPEDGSAQINGAENKPHKNTTKKSEQASRKEDSTPSKDDNDDEDDTLLKKTKTKSSNESNVAKEKKAKAKAAKCESDRESESDNKPSKSKKSSRTSIPASLFQTDGKDESKAFKNKDKRESKKAKSEESDADSTVKKKKKRKGKKGKKDEERPTSPEIEINNLEEFVLQPAPEGVTVRCKVTRDKRGVDRGFFPMYFLHLDNEKKVFLLAGRKRKKSTTSNYLISIDATDLSRGGEHFVGKLRSNLLGTKFTVFDSGLNPDRALRDLSNARQELAAVIYETNVLGLKGPRRMTVVIPGMDEDSKRVPIRARNDNDGLLMRYQNRQMENLIELHNKPPVWNDDTASYALNFNGRVTQASVKNFQIVHSKDHSYIVMQFGRVADDLFTLDYKYPMCAVQAFALALSSFDGKLACE; encoded by the exons ATGCCTGCAGTGAAG aaaacaaagcaaaagaaGCCTGAAGATGGCTCTGCACAGATCAATGGAGCTGAGAACAAGCCCCATAAAAACACCACCAAAAAAAGTGAGCAGGCCTCAAGAAAAGAGGACAGCACTCCATCAAAAG atgataatgatgatgaagatgacacACTTTTgaagaagacaaagacaaaatccTCAAACGAGAGTAATGTTGCCAAAGAGAAGAAGGCCAAAGCCAAAG CAGCAAAGTGTGAAAGTGACCGTGAGAGTGAGTCTGACAACAAACCCAGTAAGAGCAAGAAGTCCAGCCGCACTTCCATCCCTGCTTCCCTCTTCCAGACTGATGGGAAGGACGAGAGCAAAGCTTTCAAGAAcaaggacaagagagagagtaagaaag CCAAGTCAGAGGAAAGCGATGCAGACAGcacagtgaaaaagaaaaagaaaagaaaaggaaagaagggcAAAAAG GATGAAGAGAGGCCTACCTCACCAGAGATTGAAATTAACAATCTTGAAGAGTTTGTCCTCCAGCCGGCCCCTGAGGGAGTGACAGTGAGGTGTAAAGTAACGAGGGATAAAAGAGGGGTGGACCGAGGCTTCTTCCCTATGTACTTCCTACACTTGGACAATGAGAAAAAG GTGTTTCTGCTAgctgggaggaaaagaaaaaagagcacCACCTCTAACTACCTGATCTCCATCGACGCCACAGACCTCAGCAGAGGAGGGGAGCACTTCGTAGGCAAGCTGAG gtcTAACCTGTTGGGCACCAAGTTCACAGTATTTGACAGCGGTCTGAACCCAGACAGAGCCCTCAGAGACTTGTCCAATGCCAGACAGGAGCTGGCTGCTGTCATATAT GAGACAAATGTTCTTGGATTGAAAGGCCCTCGGAGGATGACTGTTGTTATTCCTGGGATGGATGAGGACAGCAAGAGAGTCCCCATCCGAGCTCGTAAT gacaaCGATGGCCTGCTTATGCGCTACCAGAACAGGCAGATGGAGAACCTCATTGAGCTGCACAACAAGCCGCCGGTGTGGAACGATGACACGGCCTCCTATGCGCTCAATTTCAACGGCCGAGTCACCCAGGCTTCTGTCAAGAACTTCCAGATTGTCCACAGCAAAGACC ACAGTTACATCGTGATGCAGTTTGGCCGGGTGGCAGATGACCTGTTTACTCTGGACTACAAGTATCCCATGTGTGCAGTCCAGGCGTTCGCTCTGGCCTTGTCCAGCTTCGATGGCAAACTGGCCTGTGAATGA